In a single window of the Ruminococcus albus 7 = DSM 20455 genome:
- a CDS encoding HYD1 signature containing ADP-ribosyltransferase family protein, translating to MSLHQNCFTGETLVSTEDGQKRIDEIEVGDKVWAYDIYTGKTELKEDLTVYVHDDETEILHLHTTAGDIDTTTNHPFYVNGRGWVAAGDLTVGDEIYQLDGSIAVVTGSQFEKLDVPVKVYNLDVEDFHSYFVGDVPVLVHNYGGSSDDTPNTLYHYTNEKGQNAILESNELKPSLKANNPNDARFGDGQYLSDLLPDEYSPIQLASRFIHRPNRYKYTHFIEILVEGLNVVKGRDGVYVIPNQDSLDLTGRIIRWGKVGS from the coding sequence ATGTCTCTGCATCAGAACTGCTTTACAGGAGAAACACTTGTATCGACTGAGGACGGACAGAAGAGAATCGACGAGATAGAAGTCGGTGACAAGGTATGGGCGTATGACATATACACTGGAAAAACAGAGCTTAAAGAAGATCTGACAGTATATGTTCACGATGATGAGACAGAGATACTCCACCTTCACACAACAGCCGGCGACATAGACACAACAACAAATCACCCATTCTATGTAAACGGCAGAGGCTGGGTAGCTGCAGGCGACTTAACTGTTGGTGATGAGATTTATCAGCTTGACGGGTCAATTGCTGTTGTTACTGGTTCGCAGTTTGAGAAGCTTGATGTGCCTGTTAAGGTTTATAACCTTGATGTTGAAGATTTCCATTCTTACTTTGTTGGTGATGTGCCGGTTTTGGTGCATAATTATGGTGGTTCAAGTGATGATACTCCAAATACGCTCTACCATTACACAAATGAAAAGGGTCAAAATGCAATTTTAGAATCAAATGAATTGAAACCTTCGCTTAAAGCTAACAACCCAAATGATGCAAGATTTGGTGACGGTCAATATTTATCAGACCTTTTACCAGATGAATATTCGCCAATACAATTAGCGTCTCGGTTCATCCACAGACCAAACCGATACAAGTATACCCATTTTATAGAAATTTTAGTTGAAGGACTAAACGTTGTAAAAGGACGTGACGGAGTATATGTCATTCCTAATCAAGATTCTTTAGATTTGACTGGAAGAATTATACGATGGGGTAAAGTTGGGAGTTGA
- a CDS encoding polymorphic toxin-type HINT domain-containing protein — MDYRKNWKKRSVSVALSAAMLTNMAAVIPTAAIEEFKKNNEIIQSLKKQAAHEEAFDYALITGNADTTLEMNAQKIDITGDVHSNSNFIYRGSEIVINGACEASKNTTISVSDSEYLDKIYSVDDDTELVSVPDYAEEIHAHLLEQNVPEYYDWTSFSDRYVDISNGICVDGTLGVYSSQFTGNGIIYAKNSINYSVGEISSADGGMVVLCAANGDINIYASNTTINGIIYAPHGTVTITGQNVTINGRIISDKFNFWGSNLTINKGEGDLDLLDFLFLPAPEISSDGEFKENRKVTFDISQTEKIDKVAKEETVWTFSKVDGETKTEAVQGEDYVIDESSSDGFIKNMIFKKYGTYEVSVTVRSGDSEKTGLQTIEVIPDVAPIVDFTLDNDYYYRDPENGSKASIPLKDHSYSVDNDEIGQRIWTVYYDADNNGVFDESEGEIISDSNESELTYTTGKVGKYKVELTSVETFSDTIPSLITQDDYRRADTGDKSIESKTFTVGNIAPEASVDVGLAKDVDLVFTVGSADVEKIQLYADRIEQIKAELKEQGYNVYLSTVSTSSLTAKDTFAWDEYDHYDYQDWYNIKRPKHIIYDEDNIQMVGYCWQALRDFLYVEDKNESQKIFTFDIQRDKTDWHSMEGGGFLFNTSIEDGVIKGFYVLITCSGLQLSQIKGVSVEDFQNGKRNSITALKTFKLDNLYDEHNIKIVVDKKSLSVWDGEKLVIDSYSLPENDYGYGYGPITSHASHGCTQQSYFTFANIKMQTISGEKLSDVLANYDWKSKTSRYVINLSDSELDEFETDEELAAVSKQILENELNFIGIGNGENSAQYTDIINSAAGSGIYLDAEDTDNSPENLSNYVVSNENSKNFSVDYYVAKDQPIRYIDSYKDHEKDPMYSESWEYEYDPSVFYNESGSTEVKKFSSDKAITVFEEAGAYTMRLKVRDNPVGDNDSLDEYRLWSGEKSYEKVLMVHNRPVAELTVNVSENPNDKNTVIINTQDNCYDKDHISDADKGIVSKSYKWKKLYDAEWTDGPIPNKVEIGGIYIICLTTVDKEGQISYPNIQIINTADFLVPEEAEDKEPPVIELELEKTKANAGESVKITAYASDNIGVDTFELYIDGERVLDHAGRIFYTGDKTETVEIKAIAVDINGNRSEETQQLTIVDNRDKTAPTVEIESPEDRAIMDFSVQFVGSAYDDTLLKNYRLEYRRQGAGSFNIIAESDHEVKSGILGEWNVEGLESGIYEVKLSAEDGAGNSSYVIYQYELKPNKESGIVDTETVDHEAPVIILTSSKDKADVGEEVKVTVDVKDESKIDAIQVYIDDELIMDGSGKITFSRGEPVVSKIKVYASDEFGNISVKELSVIFVDDSDYDPPVTKIDTPEHASTISGSVDITGTAADETELLRYRLEYKAQNEESYTVFAEMYNQVENGTLGTFNTSALADGVYDIRLTAEDKSGNSSYVQYSYIVDNSENNNNNDEDTIKPVIDLVLTKTEADIGEEVTGIVSVTDNKKLEAVKVYLDDEIILTSSGSFTFTRGKAAAAKIKVYAVDSAGNMATETAECVFIDNSDKKAPTAKISSPKHASEVSGKVDIKGTAKDDEELLRYTLGYRLSGTDDVIILAEKTEAVDNDILGILNTEKLVNGVYDIVLTVEDKGGNKTVAQISYIVNNEQEGTGLIETDDDKDIIDPVIKLALSKNVAGIDDKVKASFTVTDNKKVSSIKVYVDGKETEYKNNQVEFTSNKVGKIEVKVVAVDSSGNKAEKKAVCSFYNLSDNTPPELDIVSPEYYETVEKPTDIIGSVYDETELAYYKVEYRPKGAEKYTTLNKSTEEKHNESLAYFDTTVLANGIYEFKVIAEDFGGNTTTCEFQYVVDGTLKVGNTNLGFEDVNTKISGIGVSVARYYSSSNKLSGDFGMGWTLGLGGIRLYEMSSIAEGWEQQYDRQIGNFLSTVYTVSELVSHDVVITYGDGTCERFKVKLDPASHSFVPLQNTSIKFESPTGSKNKLEVYGKNKVYLDGYLGETELLDYNTDKFVVQKYKLTLEDETEVIIDRDKGVESITDKFGNTIKVTENGYTDPNGVGLTFERDPHGRLTSVTEPDGKTTKYTYDENDDLIKVTDPMGYSVSYVYDSEHNLISMIDSRGVEAAHNEYDESGRLVATVDANGNRMTYEHDVDGRTEIVTDKLGNKSVYVYDDKGNVLKCTDANGNTTYAEYDKYGHIKSSTDALGNVTQYQMTATGEVLSLTNAVGNTVTNSYNDKKQLTSVTAMGVTQMIVNYDEDGLLTSTKDAMGNGTYYDYDSSYRIKGISDEIGSFINFTYDSKGNVISSTDGAGETATFTYDDSDNCISKTVVKTTEKGSENITENYEYDAMNRLVKVIYADGSVTSVSYDGNGNMTSAVDEKGRKTSYVYDNNCNLVKITYCDNTSETFGYDAEGRNTTATDRMGRTITMTYDKVGNLLTKTYPNGISENYSYDAKYRLTSVTDVNGGTTSYEYDEIDRNTAIVDALGNRTEFAYNSSSMLSSMTDSKGDVWKYEYDANGNRTKVIMPDGTSISSEYDARGRVTKQTDQNGYSTSYAYDGADRLVSVTDAVGSKWVYTYSEVGELTSVTDANGNTTSYEYDNMGRVVKTTNAAGKTAECTYDDSGNVLTSTDYSGTTTTYTYDSLDRLIKQDIDGEVTEFAYTSGGLLSSVTDSTGTISYTYNNTDGLSKVKLADGTEIKYSYYKSGNLKTVSTAYGDTTFGYDKMDRLTRVVDKNGVATLYEYDANGNRTAVKYANGITTTFAYNDVNQLISEKTVDKDNNVVVQYIYTLGKAGERLKVTEPDKVTEYGYDELYRLTSEKVTKDKKTTTTTYTYDNVGNRLTKTENGTTNKYKYNSLNQLVSESGVTNSYDDNGNLIKQVENGKTTTYTFDKQNRLVRATISSGQNVTVEEYRYDYAGNRTAKITEGETTNYVVDTNSALAQVLYETDGTGSLKTYYTRGSELISLQREHEERYYLYDGHGNVRRLTDEDGAVTDTYDYDAFGNLTEHTGETENSYLYCGEQYDANTGFYYLRARYMNPSTGTFISMDSYQGSMFDPVSLHKYLYANANPVMNCDPTGYFTIGECDVSAAIQGVLDKLITPKLIQVFNRINDLATIYETGKQVVMILTDPDMSAWDVVFALGRGVITGLFINHMCAMKRIGPIISKIMVGYGLVSQWESIMDAAKDGDWDLVATRSIQFVVQLITMHQNCFTGDTLVAAEDGQIRIDEIKVGDKVWAYNVETGETELKGVKQVYIHETDELLHLYTSVGAIDTTSNHPFYVLGEGWVAAGDLAVGDEIYSLDGTIGIVTGSQFEKLDVPIKVYNLEVADFNTYFVGDNAVLVHNYSDGADTMHYPKKAQDIDLRGTGTNYRDALDIAFEQTGYPKEQFMVSKWARDINGKSIPVEYMGPNGSYVDIDIAHLSSFDRNGNWATGPDVPHVGWQTGRSNKTTGHILLDDVPTGRDYCYSDLSSQIAKILKQFGL; from the coding sequence ATGGATTATAGAAAGAATTGGAAGAAACGAAGTGTTTCAGTTGCATTGAGCGCAGCAATGCTAACAAACATGGCGGCTGTTATCCCAACGGCAGCAATTGAAGAATTCAAGAAAAATAATGAGATAATTCAATCTCTGAAGAAGCAGGCAGCACATGAAGAGGCTTTTGACTACGCTCTTATCACAGGGAATGCTGATACGACTCTTGAAATGAATGCTCAGAAGATCGACATAACAGGTGATGTGCATTCAAACAGCAATTTTATCTACCGAGGATCGGAGATCGTTATCAACGGAGCTTGTGAAGCATCAAAAAATACAACAATTAGTGTTTCCGATAGTGAGTATCTTGACAAGATATATTCCGTTGATGATGATACAGAACTTGTTTCAGTTCCTGACTATGCGGAAGAAATTCATGCGCATTTGCTTGAGCAAAATGTTCCCGAGTATTACGATTGGACGAGTTTTAGTGACCGCTATGTTGATATAAGCAACGGAATATGCGTAGATGGAACGTTAGGCGTTTACTCAAGCCAGTTCACAGGAAACGGCATTATTTATGCAAAGAACAGCATAAACTATTCAGTTGGTGAAATCAGCAGTGCGGATGGCGGTATGGTCGTACTTTGTGCCGCAAACGGAGATATAAACATTTATGCCTCAAACACCACTATCAATGGTATCATCTATGCTCCGCACGGAACAGTGACTATTACAGGGCAGAATGTCACGATAAACGGCAGGATAATAAGCGACAAGTTTAATTTCTGGGGTTCAAACCTTACCATTAATAAAGGCGAAGGTGATCTGGATCTTTTGGATTTTCTTTTCCTTCCGGCTCCCGAAATATCAAGCGATGGAGAATTCAAGGAGAACAGAAAAGTAACTTTCGATATTTCTCAGACAGAAAAAATCGATAAAGTTGCAAAAGAAGAAACAGTGTGGACTTTCTCCAAAGTTGATGGCGAAACCAAAACAGAAGCTGTTCAAGGAGAAGATTATGTCATTGATGAAAGTTCGTCTGACGGATTCATCAAAAACATGATCTTCAAAAAATATGGTACTTATGAAGTTTCGGTCACTGTGAGATCCGGTGATTCGGAAAAGACAGGTTTGCAAACTATTGAAGTCATCCCGGATGTTGCTCCTATTGTTGATTTCACGTTAGACAATGATTATTATTATCGTGACCCCGAGAATGGCAGCAAAGCCTCAATTCCCCTTAAGGACCATTCATATTCTGTAGACAATGATGAGATAGGTCAGCGTATATGGACTGTTTATTATGATGCTGATAATAACGGAGTTTTCGATGAATCTGAGGGAGAGATCATAAGTGATTCTAATGAGAGCGAACTGACTTATACAACTGGGAAGGTAGGCAAATACAAGGTAGAACTTACGTCTGTAGAAACGTTCAGTGATACTATCCCGAGCCTTATAACACAAGATGATTACAGACGTGCTGATACCGGCGATAAATCTATTGAAAGCAAGACTTTTACAGTAGGAAACATTGCTCCCGAAGCAAGTGTTGATGTGGGGCTTGCAAAAGATGTTGACCTTGTTTTCACAGTCGGCTCGGCAGATGTAGAAAAGATACAGCTTTATGCCGATAGGATAGAGCAGATAAAGGCAGAACTTAAAGAACAAGGCTACAATGTATATCTGTCAACAGTTTCCACTTCAAGTCTTACGGCAAAAGATACATTTGCGTGGGACGAATATGACCATTATGATTATCAGGATTGGTATAACATTAAAAGACCAAAACATATAATCTATGACGAGGACAATATTCAGATGGTAGGATATTGTTGGCAGGCATTGCGTGACTTTCTTTATGTTGAAGATAAAAATGAATCACAGAAAATATTCACTTTTGACATTCAGCGTGATAAGACCGACTGGCACAGCATGGAAGGCGGCGGTTTTCTTTTCAATACTTCTATAGAAGATGGAGTTATCAAAGGTTTTTATGTGCTTATAACATGCTCCGGACTTCAACTTTCTCAGATAAAAGGGGTAAGTGTAGAGGACTTCCAAAACGGAAAGAGAAATTCTATAACCGCTTTAAAAACTTTCAAACTTGACAACCTGTACGATGAGCATAACATCAAGATAGTTGTTGATAAAAAGTCATTGTCAGTATGGGACGGAGAGAAACTCGTTATTGACAGCTACTCTCTTCCCGAAAATGATTATGGATATGGTTATGGACCGATAACCTCTCATGCAAGTCACGGCTGCACTCAGCAATCTTACTTTACTTTTGCTAATATAAAAATGCAGACCATATCCGGTGAAAAGCTCTCCGATGTTTTGGCAAACTATGATTGGAAGAGCAAAACAAGCCGATATGTTATAAATCTGAGTGATTCCGAGCTTGATGAATTTGAAACCGATGAGGAGCTTGCTGCTGTTTCAAAGCAGATACTTGAAAACGAGCTGAACTTCATAGGTATAGGAAATGGTGAAAACAGCGCTCAGTATACAGATATTATAAATTCGGCTGCGGGAAGCGGTATATATCTTGATGCTGAGGATACTGATAACTCTCCCGAAAACCTTTCAAATTATGTGGTAAGCAATGAGAATTCAAAGAATTTCTCAGTAGATTATTATGTTGCAAAAGATCAGCCTATCAGATATATCGATTCGTACAAGGATCATGAGAAAGACCCTATGTACTCTGAAAGTTGGGAATACGAGTACGACCCGTCTGTATTCTATAATGAGTCCGGCAGTACCGAGGTCAAAAAATTCTCTTCCGATAAAGCAATAACTGTTTTTGAAGAGGCAGGCGCATATACTATGCGTCTAAAGGTAAGAGACAATCCGGTCGGCGATAATGACTCATTGGATGAGTACAGATTATGGTCAGGCGAAAAGTCTTATGAAAAAGTTCTGATGGTCCATAACAGACCTGTTGCGGAACTTACCGTGAATGTATCGGAAAACCCGAATGACAAAAATACGGTGATAATCAACACACAGGATAATTGTTATGATAAGGATCATATTTCTGATGCAGATAAAGGGATCGTATCCAAATCATATAAATGGAAAAAACTCTATGATGCAGAATGGACAGACGGTCCTATCCCTAACAAGGTAGAGATCGGCGGTATTTATATTATCTGCCTTACAACGGTTGACAAAGAAGGTCAGATAAGCTATCCGAATATTCAGATAATCAATACAGCAGATTTCCTTGTTCCGGAAGAGGCGGAAGATAAAGAGCCGCCTGTTATCGAGCTTGAACTTGAAAAAACTAAAGCGAATGCGGGCGAGAGTGTAAAGATCACTGCGTATGCTTCGGATAACATAGGTGTCGATACCTTTGAACTCTACATTGACGGAGAGCGTGTCCTTGACCATGCAGGCAGAATTTTCTACACGGGTGATAAAACCGAAACAGTAGAGATAAAAGCAATTGCAGTAGATATTAACGGTAATCGCTCTGAAGAAACACAGCAGTTAACGATCGTTGACAATAGAGATAAGACCGCTCCTACAGTAGAGATAGAATCTCCCGAAGACAGAGCGATAATGGATTTCTCTGTTCAGTTTGTTGGCTCGGCTTATGATGACACTCTGCTCAAAAATTATAGGTTGGAATACAGAAGACAGGGTGCAGGCAGCTTTAACATTATCGCCGAATCAGATCATGAAGTAAAAAGCGGAATACTCGGCGAATGGAATGTCGAGGGGCTTGAATCGGGAATTTATGAGGTCAAGTTGTCGGCAGAGGACGGTGCAGGAAACTCCTCATATGTTATCTATCAATATGAACTGAAGCCGAATAAAGAGAGCGGTATTGTAGATACTGAAACCGTTGACCATGAAGCTCCTGTCATCATTCTGACATCTTCTAAAGATAAAGCAGATGTTGGTGAAGAAGTTAAGGTGACAGTTGATGTAAAGGACGAATCCAAAATAGATGCGATCCAAGTCTACATTGACGATGAACTTATTATGGACGGTTCTGGAAAGATAACGTTCAGCAGAGGTGAGCCGGTAGTTTCCAAAATAAAGGTTTACGCTTCCGATGAATTTGGAAATATATCTGTAAAGGAACTTTCTGTAATATTCGTTGATGACAGCGACTACGATCCGCCTGTTACCAAAATAGACACACCAGAGCATGCAAGCACCATAAGCGGCAGCGTTGATATTACAGGAACAGCAGCTGATGAAACGGAATTATTAAGGTATAGGCTGGAGTATAAGGCTCAGAACGAAGAATCTTATACAGTCTTTGCCGAAATGTATAATCAGGTCGAAAACGGCACGCTCGGAACATTCAACACTTCTGCACTTGCAGACGGTGTGTATGATATTCGCCTGACAGCAGAAGATAAGAGCGGTAATTCCTCATATGTTCAGTACTCTTACATTGTAGACAACAGTGAAAATAACAATAATAACGATGAGGATACTATCAAGCCTGTCATAGATCTGGTACTCACTAAGACCGAAGCTGATATAGGCGAGGAAGTGACGGGTATCGTTTCTGTGACCGATAATAAGAAGCTTGAAGCAGTAAAGGTATATCTTGATGACGAGATCATACTTACAAGCAGCGGCAGCTTTACATTTACCAGAGGAAAAGCCGCAGCTGCAAAAATAAAAGTATATGCTGTTGACAGTGCCGGGAATATGGCAACAGAAACTGCGGAATGCGTATTTATTGATAACAGTGATAAAAAAGCACCTACTGCAAAAATAAGCTCCCCCAAGCACGCAAGTGAGGTCAGCGGAAAGGTCGATATCAAGGGTACGGCAAAGGACGATGAGGAACTTTTAAGATATACTCTCGGCTACAGACTTTCCGGAACAGACGATGTCATCATTTTGGCTGAAAAGACCGAAGCTGTGGATAATGATATTCTCGGCATACTTAATACCGAAAAGCTTGTAAACGGCGTGTATGACATTGTTCTTACAGTTGAGGATAAGGGCGGCAATAAAACTGTAGCCCAAATCTCATATATTGTAAATAATGAACAAGAGGGAACAGGTCTTATTGAAACTGATGACGACAAGGACATTATCGACCCTGTAATAAAACTTGCATTGTCAAAGAATGTTGCGGGGATCGATGATAAAGTAAAGGCAAGCTTTACCGTTACAGATAATAAGAAAGTAAGTTCGATAAAAGTATATGTTGACGGTAAGGAAACAGAATATAAGAATAATCAAGTTGAATTCACTTCAAATAAAGTCGGAAAAATAGAAGTGAAGGTCGTTGCTGTTGACAGCAGCGGAAATAAGGCAGAGAAAAAAGCGGTTTGCAGTTTCTATAATTTGAGTGATAACACTCCGCCCGAATTGGATATAGTTTCTCCCGAATATTACGAAACAGTAGAAAAGCCGACTGACATTATCGGTTCTGTCTATGATGAGACCGAGCTTGCCTATTATAAAGTCGAGTATCGTCCCAAGGGAGCAGAAAAGTACACAACACTTAATAAGAGTACCGAAGAAAAACATAATGAATCCTTGGCTTACTTCGATACTACGGTTTTGGCAAACGGCATTTACGAGTTTAAGGTGATAGCTGAGGACTTTGGCGGCAACACTACAACTTGTGAATTCCAATATGTAGTTGACGGAACACTTAAAGTCGGGAATACAAACCTCGGATTTGAAGATGTTAATACCAAAATATCCGGCATAGGAGTTTCGGTCGCAAGATACTACAGCAGTTCAAACAAGCTGTCGGGCGATTTCGGCATGGGCTGGACACTCGGTCTTGGCGGTATAAGACTGTACGAAATGAGCAGTATTGCAGAAGGTTGGGAACAGCAGTATGATCGTCAGATTGGCAATTTCTTAAGCACTGTTTATACTGTCAGTGAATTAGTTTCACACGATGTTGTAATAACATACGGAGACGGAACTTGTGAACGGTTCAAAGTGAAATTAGACCCTGCAAGTCACTCTTTTGTTCCGCTGCAAAACACTTCAATAAAATTTGAAAGCCCGACAGGGTCAAAGAATAAGCTTGAAGTTTACGGTAAGAATAAAGTTTATTTGGATGGTTACTTAGGCGAAACAGAACTTCTGGATTATAATACCGATAAATTCGTGGTGCAGAAATACAAGCTGACTCTTGAAGATGAAACAGAAGTCATCATCGACAGGGATAAGGGTGTTGAGAGCATAACGGATAAATTCGGTAACACCATAAAAGTAACCGAGAACGGCTATACAGACCCTAATGGTGTAGGCTTGACATTTGAACGTGATCCACATGGAAGACTCACCTCTGTGACTGAGCCTGACGGAAAGACAACTAAGTATACTTATGATGAGAACGATGATCTTATCAAAGTGACAGATCCTATGGGGTATTCTGTAAGCTACGTCTATGACAGCGAACATAACCTCATAAGCATGATCGACTCCAGAGGTGTTGAAGCCGCTCACAATGAGTATGATGAAAGCGGACGTTTAGTTGCTACAGTAGATGCTAACGGAAACAGAATGACTTATGAGCATGATGTTGACGGAAGAACAGAAATTGTAACAGATAAGCTTGGAAATAAAAGTGTCTATGTTTACGATGATAAGGGCAACGTCCTGAAATGCACCGATGCAAACGGCAACACCACATATGCAGAATATGATAAATACGGTCACATAAAGAGCAGTACCGATGCTCTCGGAAATGTTACGCAGTATCAGATGACCGCAACAGGTGAAGTGCTGTCATTAACAAACGCTGTAGGAAATACGGTAACAAACAGCTACAATGATAAGAAGCAGCTTACATCTGTAACGGCAATGGGCGTTACTCAGATGATCGTAAATTATGATGAGGATGGTTTGCTCACAAGTACAAAGGACGCTATGGGCAACGGCACTTATTATGATTATGACAGTTCCTATCGTATAAAGGGTATCTCGGACGAGATCGGCTCTTTCATCAATTTCACATATGACAGTAAAGGAAATGTAATTTCATCTACTGATGGGGCAGGTGAAACTGCAACATTTACATACGATGATTCGGATAATTGCATAAGCAAAACAGTTGTAAAGACCACGGAGAAAGGCTCAGAAAATATTACCGAAAACTATGAATATGATGCTATGAACAGACTTGTAAAGGTTATTTATGCCGATGGTTCTGTTACAAGCGTGTCATATGACGGAAACGGTAATATGACGTCCGCTGTAGACGAAAAAGGCAGAAAAACATCGTATGTGTATGACAACAACTGCAATCTTGTAAAGATAACCTACTGCGACAATACGAGTGAAACATTCGGATATGATGCAGAGGGCAGAAATACTACAGCAACGGACAGAATGGGCAGAACAATCACCATGACCTATGACAAGGTCGGAAATCTGCTCACAAAAACTTATCCTAATGGGATATCCGAGAACTACAGTTACGATGCAAAATACAGATTGACGTCTGTTACAGATGTTAATGGCGGTACGACATCATATGAGTATGATGAGATCGACAGAAACACGGCAATAGTTGATGCACTCGGAAACAGAACCGAGTTTGCTTACAATTCAAGCTCTATGCTTTCTTCTATGACAGATTCGAAAGGTGATGTGTGGAAGTATGAATATGATGCAAACGGAAACAGAACTAAGGTGATAATGCCGGACGGCACAAGCATCTCTTCCGAATATGATGCAAGAGGCAGAGTTACCAAGCAGACAGACCAAAACGGCTATTCCACAAGTTACGCTTATGACGGTGCTGACAGGCTTGTATCTGTAACAGATGCAGTCGGCAGCAAGTGGGTGTATACTTACAGCGAAGTAGGCGAGCTCACTTCTGTAACAGACGCAAACGGAAATACAACGTCATATGAATATGACAATATGGGCAGAGTTGTCAAGACCACAAATGCGGCGGGCAAGACAGCTGAATGCACATATGATGACAGCGGAAATGTTCTTACATCGACTGACTATTCCGGCACGACAACGACTTATACTTATGACAGCCTTGACAGATTGATCAAGCAGGATATTGACGGAGAAGTTACCGAATTTGCTTACACAAGCGGAGGACTTCTTTCCTCGGTGACCGACAGCACCGGAACTATCAGTTATACCTATAACAATACCGATGGGTTGAGTAAGGTCAAGCTGGCAGATGGTACAGAGATAAAGTACAGCTATTATAAGTCCGGTAATCTTAAAACTGTATCTACGGCTTACGGCGATACTACCTTCGGCTATGACAAGATGGACAGGCTGACAAGGGTCGTTGACAAAAACGGTGTAGCTACGCTTTATGAGTACGATGCCAACGGAAACAGGACTGCTGTAAAATATGCAAACGGAATAACCACGACTTTTGCCTACAATGACGTAAATCAGCTTATCAGTGAAAAAACAGTTGACAAAGACAACAATGTTGTAGTACAATATATTTATACGTTAGGCAAAGCAGGCGAACGACTGAAAGTTACCGAACCCGATAAGGTGACAGAGTACGGCTATGACGAACTCTACAGGCTGACATCGGAAAAGGTTACAAAGGACAAGAAAACTACCACAACTACTTACACCTACGATAATGTAGGAAATCGTCTGACTAAGACCGAAAACGGTACTACTAACAAGTACAAGTACAATTCGCTGAATCAGCTTGTTTCGGAGAGCGGTGTTACAAACAGCTATGATGACAACGGCAATCTGATAAAGCAGGTTGAGAACGGCAAGACCACGACCTATACCTTTGACAAGCAGAACAGGCTCGTCAGAGCAACCATTTCGAGCGGTCAGAATGTTACGGTCGAGGAGTATAGGTACGATTACGCAGGCAACAGAACTGCAAAAATAACCGAGGGCGAAACTACCAATTATGTAGTTGATACCAACAGTGCGCTTGCTCAGGTCCTTTATGAAACTGACGGCACGGGCAGCTTGAAAACCTATTACACCAGAGGCAGTGAGCTTATTAGCTTACAGCGTGAGCACGAAGAACGCTACTATTTGTATGACGGTCACGGCAATGTCAGAAGACTTACCGACGAGGACGGTGCTGTAACCGATACCTACGATTATGATGCGTTTGGAAACCTTACAGAGCATACGGGCGAGACCGAGAACAGCTATCTCTATTGCGGTGAACAGTATGATGCAAATACAGGTTTCTACTATCTCCGTGCAAGATATATGAACCCGTCAACGGGGACATTTATCTCGATGGACAGCTATCAAGGCTCGATGTTTGATCCTGTAAGTCTGCATAAGTATCTGTATGCTAATGCGAATCCGGTGATGAATTGCGACCCGACAGGTTATTTCACGATTGGGGAATGTGATGTCAGTGCAGCTATTCAAGGTGTTCTGGATAAGCTGATTACTCCTAAACTTATTCAGGTATTTAATCGTATCAACGATCTTGCCACTATTTATGAAACAGGTAAGCAAGTTGTAATGATCTTGACAGACCCTGATATGTCTGCATGGGATGTTGTGTTTGCCCTTGGTCGTGGTGTTATCACAGGTTTGTTCATTAACCATATGTGTGCTATGAAACGCATTGGACCTATCATAAGTAAAATTATGGTTGGTTACGGTCTTGTGTCACAATGGGAAAGCATAATGGATGCCGCCAAAGACGGAGATTGGGATTTAGTTGCAACTCGTTCTATACAGTTTGTGGTTCAGCTTATCACAATGCACCAAAACTGCTTTACCGGGGATACTCTGGTTGCGGCAGAGGACGGACAGATACGCATTGACGAAATTAAAGTCGGCGATAAGGTTTGGGCATATAATGTTGAAACCGGAGAAACCGAGCTTAAAGGAGTTAAGCAAGTCTACATTCACGAAACAGATGAGCTTTTACACCTATACACTTCTGTTGGTGCAATAGATACTACTTCTAATCACCCATTTTACGTGCTTGGAGAAGGCTGGGTTGCCGCAGGTGACTTGGCTGTCGGCGATGAGATCTACTCTCTTGACGGAACGATTGGTATTGTCACCGGTTCTCAGTTTGAAAAGCTTGATGTGCCTATCAAGGTTTATAATCTTGAAGTTGCTGACTTCAATACATACTTTGTCGGCGATAATGCGGTTTTGGTGCATAATTATTCTGATGGTGCAGATACAATGCACTATCCTAAGAAGGCACAAGATATCGATTTACGTGGTACAGGAACCAACTATCGTGATGCATTAGATATCGCATTTGAACAGACTGGTTATCCAAAAGAACAGTTTATGGTTTCAAAGTGGGCAAGAGATATAAATGGTAAGTCTATACCAGTGGAATACATGGGACCGAATGGTTCATATGTTGACATAGATATAGCTCATTTGTCAAGTTTTGATAGAAATGGTAATTGGGCTACTGGACCAGATGTGCCACATGTAGGTTGGCAAACTGGAAGAAGCAATAAAACAACAGGTCATATTTTACTTGATGATGTTCCAACAGGAAGAGATTATTGCTATTCTGATTTATCATCGCAAATCGCCAAAATATTAAAGCAATTCGGTTTATAA